DNA from Bacteroidetes bacterium GWF2_43_63:
GATCATCAATACAGCACCAAAGCCGAATCCTTCGGAAAGAAATCCAAAATAGAATCCAACGGCAGAGCCGATGAAGATAAAAAGAATAACCAGAAATCTTCCCTGACGCAGGAGATAGGTTTTACTGGTTTCAAAAATTACCTGGGCCACATCGAGCATAGAGCTGTGTGCGCGCAGTTTCCGAACTTTAATAAACTGATACAATCCGAATAACATTCCGGCAAGAGTAACCAGAAAACCCCAATACAAAATAGTTGAATCCTTCATTCCATCAGGAACAACAAGGTCGGCTTCCCCCGCCAACGAAAGCATTGGTGCAGCCAAAAGAGCTGTAAGAATGGCAAACGCTTTTCTCATAAACACATTAATTTTAGGTGAGTGAAAATTTTTGCAAAAGTACTACATTATTCAATATAAACATATAATATGACATATGGCATAAATTATCCGCCCATTCAGCGCTTAAATAAACAAATACAACCATTGGCCAAACATAATATTCCATCGTCCGATGGCGACGAAGGAGTCTGAGGATATGGAATCGTTATGTTTGCAGCAAAACCGACGATTCCATATTCTCCCGATAGTCGAACGATGGAATATCGGTTTTCAGAGGTTGGGCGTAGTCTTATTAAAAATATTTGCTGGGTTGAGTCTCCAGACTCAGCCCAACAGATTTTCTATTTTAGACTACGCCCAGCCTATGATGTACAGCGAAAATTTTGCATTATCATGTCATTGGCAGTTATGAGTTCGTGAGATTCAAAACAGTTTACCAGCAACTCACAACTGGCTACTAATTTATATCTTTGCAATTCACAATACCCATATGCAGATATCAGACAGCAAAGCAGGAACAGGTTTCACAACCGAAGGCACTTGTGTCACCGTTGGCACTTTCGATGGGGTGCATCTCGGTCATTCTGAAATTTTGCGATTCCTGAAATCCGTTTCCATTCAAAACAAGCTTGACTCAGTGGTTTTTACATTCGGCACCCATCCGCGCTTTGTGCTTAAATCGGACTCCTCTGATCTCAAAATACTTTCAACTCCCGACGAAAAAGCTCAACTGATCAGCCGATTCGGAATTGATTACCTGTATGTTCAGGATTTCACTCCCGAATTTTCTTCGATGCAAGCGGAAAAATTTATTTCTGAAATCCTTGTTGGAAAATTAAAAATGAAAAGTCTGGTCGTAGGTCATGATCATTTGTTTGGTAAAGATCGGATCGGCAATTTCGCTTTACTTTCGGAGCTCAGCGACAAGTATGGATTTTCTTTGATTCAGATTCCGGCAATCAGTAATTCAGGGTTCAATATCAGTTCTACTAAAATCCGAAATCTATTATCCTCGGCCGATATTCAGATGGCCAATGACATGCTCGGGTACAATTATTCTTTTACCGGCGATGTGATAAAAGGGTTTGGAATCGGACGTGAACTCGGCTTCCCTACTGCTAATCTGAAGCTGCAGGATCCTCAAAAAATTCTGCCTGCGCCGGGAGTTTACATTATCAAAGCCATGCATGATTCCGAATCTTTCGAAGGCATAATCAACATCGGCAGCAGGCCAACCTTTGAAGGCAGCGGTATGCATATCGAAGCTCATCTTTTTGACTTCGATAAAATTGTTTACGACGATCAGCTTACTATAGAATTTCTGCTCTTTCTTCGCGAAGAAATTAAATTTAATTCGAGAGAAGAACTTGTTTCCCAGATACGAAAAGACCGCGATCGTGCGTTTAAGTATTTCGGAAGAATATGTTGAAACAGGTTATTCATATTGCATTGATTTTTATTCCAGCTTTGCTCGGAGCTCAGGAAATACCTGACTTTACACCTTCGGGAATATCGACTGCGATTGTTTATACCGATACAAACCAGATTGCCAGCAACACAGATATTGTTGAATACATCGACTTGTCGAGGCAAAAGCTAACCACAATTCCCAATGTGGTTTTTCAGTGTCCAAATCTGGTATATCTCGATCTGAAGCGAAATAAAATTGAAGAAATACCCGCTTCAATTATGCAGCTGAAAAAACTTCGGGTACTGAATCTTTCACGAAATCGCCTCGTCAGACTTCCAAAGGAAATCGGACAGCTATCTTCGTTGAAATCATTAATTCTGAATCAAAACGAAATTGTTGAGTTGCCTCGTGAAATCGGCCTGCTGAGCCATCTTGCCGTGTTGGATCTTTGGGGAAATCAACTTGACAAGCTGCCAAATGAAATCGGAAAACTCAGCGAAACGCTTCAATACCTCGATATGCGCGTTATTTACATGTCGCGCGAAAAACAGGAAGTCATTGAATTAATGCTGCCTGAAACCACCATATATTTCTCGCAGGGCTGCAATTGTAAAGATTAAGGAATTCGTTTATTTTTAAGTACCTTTGCTTTCCTATATTTTCGATCATGAAAGAACGTGAACATAAAAAAGTTGTCGCTGCAATTACCCATGGCGATGTGAACGGCATTGGCTATGAGGTCATATTGAAAACCCTGGCTGACAGTCGCCTGCTCGATTTTTGCGTGCCTGTCATTTATGGCAATTCGAAAGCAGCATCCTATCACCGCAAAACAATAACAGTCAGCGATTATCAACTCACATTGATCCGTGACCTTACGCAACTAAAAGCAGGGAAGCCATATATCGTCAATGTGATTAACGAAGAAATTAAAATTGAATTTGGAAAATCGGATCCGGTGTCCGGGCAGCTTGCACACAAAGCGCTTGAGATGGCCATTTCCGACATTGATGCGGGTAATGCCGATATTTTAGTTACTGCGCCCATCAACAAAAGCAATATTCAGTCAGAAACCTATCATTTTCCGGGTCACACGGAATATCTGGCTGAAAAATGCAAATCCAAGGATTATATGATGCTCATGATTAGTCCAAACCTCAGAATAGGTGTTGTGACCGGCCATGTCCCCGTGAATAAAATTTCATCGGAACTTTCCATTCAATTGATTGAGAAAAAACTGGCAATCCTCAATCATTCATTAAAATATGACTTTGGAATTTCAAATCCAAAAATAGCTGTACTTGGCCTCAATCCTCATGCCGGCGACGAAACTCTCCTCGGCGATGAAGAGAAAACAATCATAGAACCCGCAATCCGCAAGGCTTTCGAAAATCACATCAATGCTTTTGGACCATTTCCGTCAGACGGATTTTTTGGAAACGCAACATTCAGGAATTTCGATGCTGTTCTTGCCATGTATCATGATCAGGCAATGATTCCTTTTAAAGTTATGGCATTTGAAGATGGCGTGAATTTCACTGCAGGGCTGCCGATTATACGCACATCGCCAGACCATGGTACCGGTTATGATATTGCCGGCAAGAATATGGCCAGTTGTAATTCGTTCCGCAATGCGCTCTTACTTGGAGTTGAAATTTTTCACAACCGGCTCAATTACAATAACAACAAGTAATTCTGCACATGAAGTCCGTCCGATTTTCGGTTAATGATATCATCTCAATCTGCAAGGCTGAATGCCTGCTGAATGCCGAAAAAAAAATGCGGATTTCAGGGATTGTTACCGACAGCCGTCACATTGCTGAAGGAGAAAATGTTCTGTTTATTGCACTGAAGGGTGCACGACACAATGGACATCTGTTTTTACAAGAAGCCTACGACAAAGGAGTACGGACTTTCCTTGTTTCTGAAACTCCTGACAACCTTCAATATTTTCAGGATGCAGTTCTTTTAAAAACAAAAGACACACTGGCTTCACTCCAGGCACTGGCAGCTGCACACAGAGAAAAATTCAAAATTCCGGTTATTGCTATTACAGGCAGCAATGGCAAGACAATGGTTAAAGAATGGCTCTATCAGCTGCTTTCGCCAGACACCGACATTATTCGCAGCCCGAAAAGTTACAACAGTCAGGTCGGAGTCCCCTTATCTGTTTTTAATCTTGCCGACAATCATAAGCTTGCGATATTAGAGGCAGGCATCTCACAACCCGGTGAAATGCAGCATCTGGAAAAAATCATTCAGCCAACTGCAGGAATTTTTACCAATATTGGCACAGCGCATGATGAAAATTTCATCGACCACCGCCAAAAAGCAGCGGAGAAACTTCAGCTCTTTGTCAATTGTAAAAAACTAATTTATTGCTCCGATGATTTTGAAGTTGAGCAAAAGCTTATCAGCAGCGGGCTGAACAAAAAAGTTGAAATGATTTCGTGGGGCCGGAAAAACGATACCTGGCTTCAGGTGATTGATACTGCTACTGTCGCAAATGGCACCAATGTTACTGCAAAAAGAAATAATGAATCACTTGAAATTTTCATTCCTTTTATTGATAAGGCATCTGTAGAAAACATTATGCACTGCTGGGCATTCATGCTGTCCGAGAACATGCCTCAAAGCCTCATTGCAGAACGCATTCGCAAACTATCATCGATTGAAATGCGACTCGAACTTAAGGAAGGGAAAAACCGCTGTTCAATCATCAACGACAGTTACAATTCCGATATCAACTCACTTTCCATTGCCATTGATTTTATTGAAAAAAACAAGGAATACAACCGGAAGACCATCATTTTATCCGACATCCTTGAAAGTGGCCGCAAGAGCGAAGACCTGAGTGCTGAAATTGCACAACTAATCGCAAAACGAGGCATTAACCGGTTCATCGGTATTGGAGAAAACCTGTACAACAACAGCAGTAAATTTTCAGGCGAAGCATATTTTTTCAAAAGCACAGAAGATTTCCTGCAGAATTTTGAGCTAAGTACTTTCCGCGATGAAATGATACTGCTGAAAGGCGCACGCAGATACGGATTTGAGCGAATCAGCGCATTGATTGAAGACAAAGCGCACGAGACTATACTTGAAACAAATCTGAACGCACTCACACATAATATCAATTATTTCAAAAGCAAACTAACGCCTGAAACCCGCATCATGGCTATGGTTAAGGCATTTGCCTATGGCAGTGGTGCAGTTGAAATTGCCCGTCATCTTGAATATCACCGGTTTGATTATCTGGCGGTAGCCTATGCCGATGAAGGCGTAGCACTGCGAAATGCAGGTATCACACTCCCGATTATGGTCATGAGTCCGGAAGAAAATAATTATTATTTTTTATTCCGTCACAAACTAGAACCTGAAATTTATAGTTTCTCCACCCTTCAGAAACTAATCGAAAATATTGAGCTCTATTCTTCTTTTATCCCGCTTCCGGTGCAGATTCACATCAAGTTCGATTCCGGCATGCATCGGCTTGGATTTACAGAAAGTGATCAAAAGAAATTGTTTCTGATTTTAAATGAATATAGAAATTCTGTTCATGTCGC
Protein-coding regions in this window:
- a CDS encoding riboflavin biosynthesis protein RibF gives rise to the protein MQISDSKAGTGFTTEGTCVTVGTFDGVHLGHSEILRFLKSVSIQNKLDSVVFTFGTHPRFVLKSDSSDLKILSTPDEKAQLISRFGIDYLYVQDFTPEFSSMQAEKFISEILVGKLKMKSLVVGHDHLFGKDRIGNFALLSELSDKYGFSLIQIPAISNSGFNISSTKIRNLLSSADIQMANDMLGYNYSFTGDVIKGFGIGRELGFPTANLKLQDPQKILPAPGVYIIKAMHDSESFEGIINIGSRPTFEGSGMHIEAHLFDFDKIVYDDQLTIEFLLFLREEIKFNSREELVSQIRKDRDRAFKYFGRIC
- a CDS encoding 4-hydroxythreonine-4-phosphate dehydrogenase PdxA, whose protein sequence is MKEREHKKVVAAITHGDVNGIGYEVILKTLADSRLLDFCVPVIYGNSKAASYHRKTITVSDYQLTLIRDLTQLKAGKPYIVNVINEEIKIEFGKSDPVSGQLAHKALEMAISDIDAGNADILVTAPINKSNIQSETYHFPGHTEYLAEKCKSKDYMMLMISPNLRIGVVTGHVPVNKISSELSIQLIEKKLAILNHSLKYDFGISNPKIAVLGLNPHAGDETLLGDEEKTIIEPAIRKAFENHINAFGPFPSDGFFGNATFRNFDAVLAMYHDQAMIPFKVMAFEDGVNFTAGLPIIRTSPDHGTGYDIAGKNMASCNSFRNALLLGVEIFHNRLNYNNNK